One stretch of Echeneis naucrates chromosome 11, fEcheNa1.1, whole genome shotgun sequence DNA includes these proteins:
- the LOC115050833 gene encoding zinc finger and BTB domain-containing protein 12, producing MEMLCFRLPGHGDITLKHMNSLRSRQHFCDITIVASNNQTFRGHKVVLAACSPFLRDQFLLNPSTRLHVSMLYSSTVVCDLLQSCYTGVLQFNPGEIVNYLTAASYLQMEHIVERCRGALTKYVQLKSPSLPKTTVGESQSQPVIVTGSVHSVASPPTSRPSPVDPHSPVVQPVEQNDGDTPAQGSSQQHDDSPMQNDPCIKVNASDEEEETRNEDYNVFRVYVSEEEQRNRDQEEEAGIPSDGPPDACYPETEGLVIGGEGSEYDLNQTEDLSNGGLSVTGLRAFRSRMSDHKIGRGRGRGRGRGFKRKRWVSSQEKRPTAVAHHQDLWYLAAGLGPGIGLDYSQEGLKTGNYISVELPGLDFSMGDVQGEKGSPRAANGLNQFSLEESNCGAGEGGSGMTTVATNEGGDESVAVVGSTSSVAGPVICEHCGMTFPSAHSLAVHSRSTHLLYACPCCGKHFHHSANLTRHMAVHRGAGKTHQCPLCYKTFTQKSTLIDHMNLHSGERPHRCAYCHARFAHKPALRRHLKEQHGKTTGQNSLHEQEEIERARGAAGRIREEEQECLVTEQMS from the exons ATGGAGATGCTGTGTTTCCGCTTACCGGGTCACGGGGACATAACCCTGAAGCACATGAATTCTCTGAGGTCCCGCCAGCatttctgtgacatcaccatTGTTGCCAGCAACAACCAGACATTCAGGGGACATAAAGTGGTCCTTGCTGCCTGCTCGCCATTCCTGAGAGACCAGTTCCTCCTGAACCCATCCACAAGACTTCAT GTCTCAATGCTTTATAGCTCTACGGTGGTATGTGACCTGCTCCAGTCTTGTTACACTGGTGTGCTGCAGTTTAACCCAGGGGAAATTGTCAATTACCTAACTGCTGCAAGCTACCTGCAGATGGAGCATATTGTAGAGCGTTGCCGTGGAGCTCTGACCAAGTATGTCCAGCTAAAGAGCCCCAGTCTGCCAAAG ACGACTGTGGGGGAGAGTCAGTCTCAACCAGTGATCGTCACTGGCAGCGTTCATTCTGTTGCATCTCCTCCCACCAGCCGGCCCTCACCTGTGGATCCACACAGTCCTGTAGTCCAACCAGTGGAACAGAACGATGGTGATACCCCTGCTCAGGGCAGCAGTCAACAACATGATGACAGTCCCATGCAGAATGACCCATGTAttaag GTTAACGCatcagatgaggaggaagaaaccAGAAATGAGGACTACAATGTGTTCAGAGTGTACGTCTCTGAAGAGGAACAGAGGAACAGAGAccaggaagaggaggcaggaaTCCCCTCTGATGGACCTCCAGATGCTTGTTATCCAGAGACCGAAGGTCTGGTGATCGGAGGAGAAGGCAGTGAATATGACTTAAATCAAACGGAAGATCTCAGTAATGGGGGCCTTTCGGTCACAGGGCTCCGTGCATTCAGAAGCAGGATGTCTGACCATAAAATTGGCCGGGGAAGAGGGAGGGGCAGGGGGAGGGGGTTCAAAAGGAAACGTTGGGTATCATCTCAGGAGAAAAGACCTACTGCCGTTGCTCACCACCAGGATTTGTGGTACCTTGCGGCCGGATTGGGTCCGGGTATTGGGTTGGACTACAGCCAAGAAGGATTAAAGAcaggaaattacatttcagttgAACTCCCAGGTTTAGACTTCAGCATGGGTGATGTTCAAGGAGAAAAAGGTTCACCAAGGGCAGCCAATGGTTTGAACCAGTTTTCCCTGGAGGAGTCTAACTGTGGTGCTGGTGAGGGGGGTTCAGGGATGACAACCGTTGCTACAAATGAGGGAGGGGATGAGTCCGTCGCAGTAGTGGGGTCCACTTCAAGTGTAGCTGGGCCTGTAATCTGTGAGCACTGTGGCATGACTTTCCCCTCAGCCCACTCTCTAGCTGTCCACTCACGTTCCACACACCTGCTCTACGCCTGCCCCTGCTGCGGCAAACACTTCCATCACTCTGCTAACCTCACCCGACACATGGCCGTGCACCGGGGCGCTGGCAAAACACACCAGTGCCCCCTGTGCTATAAGACTTTCACTCAAAAATCCACACTGATAGATCACATGAACCTCCACAGTGGCGAACGCCCACACCGCTGCGCCTATTGCCACGCACGCTTTGCCCACAAACCTGCCTTACGACGGCACCTAAAGGAACAACACGGAAAGACCACAGGGCAAAACTCCCTACATGAGCAAGAGGAGATTGAAAGAGCAAGAGGAGCTGCTGGAAGAATAAGAGAGGAAGAACAAGAATGTCTTGTTACTGAACAAATGTCATAA
- the slc44a4 gene encoding choline transporter-like protein 4 isoform X2, with the protein MGKRRDSDPDSEYGEPAPYDPTFNGPINKRGCTDIICCILFMAVILGYMAVGILAWLYGDPRHVLYARNSTGWYCGTGPNKDKPNLFYFDILKCATSINIMATALNGLQCPTTQVCVESCPSTFWAVGLKAFSEEDKAKVFNQSLCVPSINLENTKFTVKQIIDNELCPFFHIPTTPVLGRCLPDVTALEGIPSEFSNVPGLPTSINDTANLIKNGTGDILNGFNARDVGVRIFEDFASSWPWILLGLLIAMVVSLLFLLLLRFTAPVLVWVLILGVLGVGAYGIWHCYWEYDNHKQMSASINDIGFTTNFSVYLQVQETWLAFLIIISVVEAILILTLIFLRTRILIAIALIQESSKAVSHIMSALLYPVVTFVLLLICVAYWGATALYLATSGGPIHRVVALNSTTGDCMSINGTVDCDPQNFSSSDYPGCPSARCIFIKYDDESLLQKNLFNLQIYNAVAFLWCVNFVIALGQCTLAGAFASYYWAFNKPDDIPMFPVSGGFIRSLRYHVGSLAFGSLILTLVQIVRILLEYIDHKTREAQNPVARFILCCMKCCLWCLEKFIKFLNRNAYIMIAIYGKNFCVSAKNAFSLLMRNVVRVVVLDKVTDLLLFFGKLLVVGGVGVLSFFFFSGRIPLPGSTFRSETLNYYWMPIITVVFGSYLIALGFFSVYSMCVDTLFLCFLEDLERNDGSLQKPYFMSKNLMKILSKSNKAPKRDKR; encoded by the exons ATGGGTAAAAGACGGGACAGCGACCCGGACTCCGAGTACG GAGAACCTGCTCCGTATGACCCGACCTTCAATGGGCCCATAAACAAAAG AGGGTGCACTGATATAATCTGCTGTATCCTGTTTATGGCAGTCATCCTCGGCTACATGGCTGTCGGGATTTTAG CTTGGCTCTACGGTGATCCACGCCATGTTCTGTATGCGAGAAACTCAACTGGATGGTATTGTGGCACTGGACCAAATAA agACAAACCTAATCTGTTTTACTTTGACATCCTCAAATGTGCCACATCTATTAATATTATGGCAACTGCTCTTAATGGTTTACAGTGTCCAACCACACAG GTGTGTGTTGAAAGCTGTCCCTCTACATTCTGGGCTGTGGGGCTAAAGGCATTTTCTGAAGAAGATAAAGCAAAGGTTTTCAATCAAAGTCTTTGTGTGCCATCTATCAACCTGGAAAACACCAAATTT ACTGTTAAACAAATTATAGACAATGAGCTGTGCCCTTTCTTCCACATACCCACAACACCTG TGCTGGGGCGATGCTTACCTGATGTCACAGCACTTGAGGGGATTCCTTCAGAGTTCTCCAATGTTCCCGGTTTACCTACCTCAATCAATGACACCGCCAACCTCATCAAAAATGGCACTGG GGACATTTTAAATGGCTTCAATGCCAGAGATGTTGGTGTTCGAATCTTTGAGGACTTTGCGTCATCATGGCCATGGATCCTTCT GGGTCTGTTAATAGCCATGGTGGTTAGCCTGCTGTTCCTGTTGCTGCTGAGATTCACTGCTCCAGTCCTTGTGTGGGTGCTCATCCTAGGTGTCCTGGGTGTTGGGGCGTATG GGATATGGCACTGCTACTGGGAGTATGATAACCACAAGCAAATGTCTGCTTCCATCAATGACATTGGTTTCACTACCAACTTCAGCGTTTACCTGCAAGTTCAAGAGACCTGGCTGGCATTCT TGATAATCATATCTGTGGTGGAGGCGATCCTCATCCTCACCCTAATCTTCCTCCGGACAAGAATTCTCATAGCCATCGCCCTCATCCAGGAGTCCAGCAA GGCTGTCAGTCATATAATGTCTGCTCTGCTGTACCCTGTGGTCACATTTGTCCTCCTGCTCATCTGTGTTGCTTACTGGGGAGCCACAGCTTT ATACTTGGCCACTTCAGGAGGTCCGATCCACAGAGTGGTGGCCCTGAACTCCACAACAGGCGACTGTATGAGCATTAATGGCACCGTGGATTGTGACCCACAG AACTTCAGCTCGTCAGATTATCCAGGATGCCCTTCAGCCAGATGCATCTTTATTAAATACGACGACGAGAGTCTCCTCCAGAAGAACCTCTTTAATCTGCAGATCTACAACGCGGTGGCTTTTCTTTGGTGTGTCAACTTTGTCATTGCCCTGGGGCAGTGCACGCTGGCAGGGGCCTTTGCTTCCTACTACTGGGCCTTCAACAAGCCAGATGACATCCCCATGTTCCCTGTTAGTGGCGGCTTTATACGCTCCCTCAG gtACCATGTGGGCTCCCTGGCGTTTGGTTCTTTGATCCTGACCTTGGTGCAGATAGTGAGGATACTTCTGGAATATATTGACCATAAAACAAGAG AGGCGCAGAATCCAGTGGCACGTTTCATTCTGTGCTGCATGAAGTGCTGCCTCTGGTGTCTGGAGAAATTCATCAAATTCCTCAACAGGAATGCTTATATCATG ATCGCCATTTATGGGAAGAATTTCTGTGTCTCTGCCAAAAATGCTTTCTCGCTGCTGATGAGAAATGTAGTCAG GGTTGTTGTCCTTGATAAAGTGACAGACCTGCTGTTGTTCTTCGGGAAGCTCCTGGTGGTCGGAGGAGTGG GTgtgttgtctttcttcttcttctctggacGAATTCCTCTACCGGGCAGCACTTTCCGCTCAGAAACCCTCAACTACTACTGGATGCCGATTATC acgGTGGTGTTTGGTAGCTACCTCATAGCTCTGGGATTCTtcagtgtgtacagtatgtgtgtcgacacactcttcctctgcttct TGGAGGACTTAGAGCGTAATGATGGATCTCTACAGAAGCCGTACTTTATGTCCAAAAACCTAATGAAAATCCTCAGCAAATCCAACAAGGCACcgaaaagagacaaaagataG
- the nelfe gene encoding negative elongation factor E, with translation MVVFPSSLTEEEEALQKKYAKLKKKKKALHALKKQSSTNQTNQSGLKRTLSDQPVVDTATATEQAKMLIKSGAISAIKSENKNSGFKRSRMLEIKLKDPEKGSVPAFLPFQRSVSTDEEQPESGKRAQRKSLYESFVSSSDRYRDEDDGGSMSSSRDIDRDRERDRDRDRDRERERDRELDRERERDRDRERDRERGRDRDRDRDRDRDRDRDRDRDRDRERERDRSRERDRERDRDRERDGPFRRSDSYPERRGVRKGNTVYVYGSGLVEDSLRTAFCQHGNIIDLSMDNPRNCAFITFEKMESADQAVAELNGSTVGDVHIKVSIARKQPMLDAATGKSVWASLAVQNSTKGSYRDKRNQVVYTEDFL, from the exons ATGGTGGTGTTTCCGAGTTCACTGACGGAAGAGGAGGAGGCCCTGCAAAAGAAATATGCTAAACTAAAGAAAAAG AAAAAGGCTCTGCATGCTTTGAAAAAGCAGAGCTCAACCAACCAGACAAACCAGAGTGGTTTGAAACGGA CCTTGTCGGACCAGCCTGTTGTCGACACTGCAACAGCAACTGAGCAAGCAAAGATGCTTATCAAGTCAGGCGCTATCAGTGcgataaaatctgaaaacaagaACTCTGGCTTTAAACGATCTCGAATGCTGGAGATTAAACTAAAG GACCCTGAGAAAGGCTCAGTTCCTGCTTTCTTACCATTCCAGAGGAGTGTCTCAACAGATGAAGAACAACCTGAG TCTGGGAAGAGAGCCCAGAGAAAATCTTTGTACGAAAG ctttGTCAGTTCAAGTGATCGATACCGGGACGAGGATGATGGGGGCAGCATGTCATCCAGCCGCgacatagacagagacagagagcgagatcGGGACAGAGACCGTGACCGTGAACGTGAACGTGACCGAGAGCTAGACAGGGAGCGTGAAagagacagggacagggagCGTGACAGAGAacgaggcagagacagagacagagatagagacagagaccgagaccgggaccgggaccgggaccgagacagagacagagagagagagagagatcggAGTAGAGAAAGAGATCGAGAACGTGATCGGGACCGGGAGAGAGATGGACCGTTTAGAC GGTCAGACTCATACCCAGAACGAAGAGGGGTGCGAAAGGGGAATACAGTCTATGTATATGGCTCTGGGCTTGTTGAGGACAGCCTACGCACCGCCTTCTGTCAACATGGAAACATCATCGACCTCTCTATGGACAACCCACGCAA tTGTGCATTTATAACGTTTGAGAAGATGGAGTCTGCAGACCAGGCTGTAGCTGAG TTGAATGGAAGCACGGTGGGAGACGTTCACATCAAAGTCAGCATCGCCAGGAAACAGCCCATGCTGGATGCTGCCACTGGGAAATCAGTGTGGGCTTCACTGG CTGTGCAGAACAGCACTAAAGGCTCCTACAGAGACAAGAGGAACCAAGTTGTTTACACTGAAGATTTCCTCTGA
- the ehmt2 gene encoding histone-lysine N-methyltransferase EHMT2 — protein MSASEKTTKEPPEGNGSETSTESVAGPSQVKEDNAASTTAAVGKRTEPMGGMPSILSSLQPDKDLSRGGEEVDKTSSASSQNKPSPGHAAKSIPSTSSSSLTSTSSTLSPGRAKMSVSGPGSSKSTLPPAPSSSSSSSSATASLSPSVSPAPPKIHRARKTMNRPSTGHMSHAEAPVPPSGSSTCLSSDTESGVKRRKLDLISDDTPEKLPENAPTVEETLFHKKVESLAKPTTVKSNSSVGKSEEAAKKIQNSSPSMQDPEKSPESETRKSTQSRNESKESSWQSDQDKDRNSADVVETVGAGRSGEYTEVPLGALDIAAADSLTLSPHHEGSDAGDTERLEELPLCSCRMEAPRVDGTSHRVSRQCMATESINGELRACTSRTIKGETMRPSSRVPLMVLCEVHRSHMVKHHCCPGCGYFCIAGTFLECCPDQRIAHRFHRGCVTVLGGGRSRANGGGMLFCPHCGEDASEAQEVTIPSFSSATASATTVVTMSASSTTTPSLPPSVPSAPSLTASTGGMNDGKMPERPVSARMRSHGLVTLAVEQQQQQQPPQSVASAGTVATVPPPEEGVDSVGPSLCMPNGKPISPGALPPGPSRAALQKAILTQDTERRKKLRFHPRQLYPAAKQGEVQRVLLMLMEGIDPTYQPDSQNRRSALHAAAQRGLLEVCYMLVQAGAHVDAQDKELRTPLLEAIINNHFEVARYLVQNGACVYHVEDDGYTGLHHAAKLGSLEIVSMLLETGQVDVNAQDSGGWTPIIWAAEHKHVDVIKALLNRGADVTINDKELNVCLHWAAYAGNVDIAELVLNSGCSLASVNMHGDTPLHIAAREGYLDCVTLFLSRGADIDIMNREGDTPLTLARVDTPVWVALQINRKLRRGITNRMLRTERIICSDIAQGYENVPIPCVNAVDDEGCPSDYKYVSENCETSAMNIDRNITHLQHCSCTDDCSSSNCLCGQLSIRCWYDKDQRLLQEFNKIEPPLIFECNMACSCYRTCKNRVVQAGIKVRLQLYRTEKMGWGVRALQDIPQGSFICEYVGELISDAEADVREDDSYLFDLDNKDGEVYCIDARYYGNISRFINHLCDPNLIPVRVFMLHQDLRFPRIAFFSSRDILSGQELGFDYGDRFWDIKSKYFTCQCGSEKCKHSAEAIALEQSRLARLEACPESGTDCGMAVLGNS, from the exons ATGTCGGCGTCTGAGAAAACGACAAAG GAGCCCCCCGAAGGAAATGGCTCGGAAACATCTACAGAGTCGGTAGCTGGACCAAGTCAAGTCAAAGAAG ATAATGCAGCTTCCACCACAGCTGCCGTTGGTAAGAGGACAGAACCAATGGGTGGTATGCCTTCCATACTGTCATCTCTGCAGCCTGATAAGGACTTATccagaggtggagaggaggtAGATAAAACATCTTCTGCCTCATCCCAAAACAAACCTTCTCCAG GCCATGCAGCAAAGTCCATTCCATCAACATCCTCCTCTTCGCTGACCTCTACATCTTCAACCTTGTCCCCTGGCCGAGCCAAGATGAGCGTGTCTGGGCCTGGCAGCAGTAAATCCACCCTCCCgcctgctccctcctcctcctcttcttcctcctctgccaccGCTTCCTTGTCTCCTTCTGTCTCCCCTGCCCCACCCAAGATCCACCGAGCGCGCAAGACAATGAACAGGCCTTCAACAGGACAC ATGAGTCACGCTGAGGCACCTGTCCCTCCTTCAGGATCCTCTACGTGCCTTTCCTCTGACACTGAATCTG GtgtaaaaaggagaaaactggATCTTATATCTGATGACACACCTGAGAAACTTCCAGAAAATGCACCAACTGTG GAAGAAACATTATTCCATAAAAAGGTGGAGTCTCTTGCCAAGCCGACAACAGTGAAGAGCAACAGCAGTGTGGGGAAGTCAGAAGAAGCAGCTAAGAAAATACAGAATTCCAGTCCATCAATGCAAGATCCAGAAAAG AGTCCAGAGTCAGAAACACGAAAAAGCACTCAGAGTAGAAATGAGAGCAAAGAGTCCTCATGGCAGTCGGAccaggacaaagacagaaactcaGCTGATGTGGTGGAGACAGTGGGAG CAGGAAGGTCTGGAGAATACACAGAGGTTCCCTTGGGTGCTCTGGAtattgctgctgctgacagtctGACACTTTCTCCTCATCATG AGGGCAGCGATGCAGGAGACACAGAGCGGCTGGAGGAACTTCctctgtgcagctgcaggaTGGAGGCTCCTCGAGTCGATGGCACCAGCCACAGAGTCAGCAGACAGTGCATGGCCACTGAGAGCATCAACGGAGAG CTGAGGGCATGTACCAGTCGGACTATTAAAGGTGAGACTATGAGGCCATCCAGTCGAGTGCCCCTCATGGTGCTTTGTGAAGTTCATCGTTCACACATGGTCAAACACCACTGCTGTCCTGGCTGTGGATACTTCTGCATAGCA GGTACGTTTCTTGAGTGCTGCCCCGACCAGCGCATTGCTCATCGTTTCCACCGGGGTTGTGTGACCGTGCTGGGTGGGGGCCGCAGCAGAGCAAATGGCGGCGGTATGCTCTTCTGTCCCCACTGTGGCGAGGATGCCTCGGAGGCCCAGGAGGTCACCATCCCATCCTTCAGCTCGGCCACAGCCTCTGCAACCACTGTTGTCACCATGTCggcctcctccaccaccacaccTTCTCTGCCACCGTCTGTCCCCTCTGCGCCATCTCTCACAGCCTCCACAGGGGGGATGAATGATGGAAAGATGCCTGAAAGACCTGTTAG TGCTCGTATGCGTAGTCATGGTTTGGTGACATTGGCagtagagcagcagcagcagcagcagcctccacaGTCTGTAGCCTCAGCAGGCACCGTGGCCACCGTCCCCCCACCAGAGGAAGGAGTGGACAGTGTGGGGCCCTCTCTCTGCATGCCAAATGGGAAACCGATCAGCCCCGGTGCCCTCCCACCTGGCCCTAGCAGGGCGGCACTGCAGAAAGCCATTTTAACACAGGACACAGAGAG AAGGAAGAAACTGAGGTTCCATCCCCGCCAGCTTTACCCCGCTGCCAAACAAGGAGAGGTGCAGCGAGTTCTGCTAATGTTGA tgGAGGGCATAGATCCGACATACCAGCCTGACTCTCAGAACAGGCGCTCTGCTCTAcatgctgctgcacaaagagGTTTGCTGGAAGTCTGTTATATGCTGGTACAG GCTGGTGCTCATGTAGACGCCCAGGACAAAGAACTGAGGACTCCTCTTTTGGAAGCGATCATCAATAATCACTTTGAGGTGGCTCGCTATCTGGTCCAGAACGGTGCCTGTGTATATCATGTT GAAGACGATGGATATACTGGTCTCCACCATGCAGCCAAACTGGGCAGCCTTGAAATTGTTAGCATGCTGCTGGAGACAGGGCAGGTTGATGTCAACGCACAG GACAGCGGTGGCTGGACGCCGATCATTTGGGCTGCAGAGCACAAACATGTTGATGTGATCAAAGCACTGCTGAACAGAGGAGCTGATGTCACCATCAATGATAAG GAACTGAACGTGTGTCTCCACTGGGCAGCATACGCAGGAAATGTGGACATAGCAGAGCTTGTGTTAAACTCTGGCTGTTCCCTCGCCTCAGTTAACATGCACGGAGACACGCCGCTCCACATCGCTGCCAGAGAGGGATACTTGGACTGTGTCAC GTTGTTCCTGTCCAGAGGTGCAGATATTGACATTATGAACAGGGAAGGAGACACGCCACTTACTCTTGCACGGGTTGATACACCGGTGTGGGTTGCACTCCAGATCAACAGGAAACTGCGAAGGGGAATAACTAATCGCATGCTTCGGACTGAAAGAATAATCTGCAG TGATATTGCACAGGGCTATGAGAACGTACCAATTCCCTGCGTAAATGCTGTGGACGATGAGGGCTGTCCTTCAGACTACAAATATGTTTCAGAAAATTGTGAAACTTCAGCCATGAACATAGACCGCAATATTACACACTTGCAG CACTGTAGCTGCACCGATGACTGCTCATCTAGTAACTGCCTTTGTGGACAGCTCAGCATCCGATGCTGGTATGACAAG GACCAGCGGCTGCTCCAAGAGTTCAACAAAATTGAACCTCCGCTTATATTTGAATGCAACATGGCATGTTCCTGTTATCGAACATGCAAGAACAGGGTGGTACAGGCAGGCATCAA AGTCCGTCTTCAGCTCTACAGGACAGAGAAGATGGGCTGGGGGGTTCGAGCTCTGCAGGATATTCCCCAGGGAAGCTTCATCTGCGA GTATGTGGGAGAGTTGATCTCTGATGCAGAAGCAGATGTTAGAGAAGACGACTCTTACCTGTTTGACCTGGACAACAAG GATGGAGAGGTGTACTGTATTGATGCCCGGTACTATGGCAACATCAGCCGCTTCATCAACCACCTGTGTGACCCCAACCTCATCCCAGTACGCGTGTTCATGCTGCACCAGGACCTGAGATTCCCCCGCATCGCCTTCTTCAGCTCCAGAGACATCCTCAGTGGACAAGAGCTTGG GTTTGACTACGGAGACCGGTTTTGGGACATCAAGAGCAAGTACTTCACCTGTCAATGTGGATCAGAGAAGTGCAAACACTCAGCTGAGGCCATCGCATTGGAGCAGAGCAGACTGGCTCGACTGGAGGCCTGTCCAGAATCAGGAACTGACTGTGGGATGGCCGTGCTGGGAAACTCTTAA
- the slc44a4 gene encoding choline transporter-like protein 4 isoform X1 encodes MGKRRDSDPDSEYGEPAPYDPTFNGPINKRGCTDIICCILFMAVILGYMAVGILAWLYGDPRHVLYARNSTGWYCGTGPNKDKPNLFYFDILKCATSINIMATALNGLQCPTTQVCVESCPSTFWAVGLKAFSEEDKAKVFNQSLCVPSINLENTKFTVKQIIDNELCPFFHIPTTPVLGRCLPDVTALEGIPSEFSNVPGLPTSINDTANLIKNGTGTESLVKDILNGFNARDVGVRIFEDFASSWPWILLGLLIAMVVSLLFLLLLRFTAPVLVWVLILGVLGVGAYGIWHCYWEYDNHKQMSASINDIGFTTNFSVYLQVQETWLAFLIIISVVEAILILTLIFLRTRILIAIALIQESSKAVSHIMSALLYPVVTFVLLLICVAYWGATALYLATSGGPIHRVVALNSTTGDCMSINGTVDCDPQNFSSSDYPGCPSARCIFIKYDDESLLQKNLFNLQIYNAVAFLWCVNFVIALGQCTLAGAFASYYWAFNKPDDIPMFPVSGGFIRSLRYHVGSLAFGSLILTLVQIVRILLEYIDHKTREAQNPVARFILCCMKCCLWCLEKFIKFLNRNAYIMIAIYGKNFCVSAKNAFSLLMRNVVRVVVLDKVTDLLLFFGKLLVVGGVGVLSFFFFSGRIPLPGSTFRSETLNYYWMPIITVVFGSYLIALGFFSVYSMCVDTLFLCFLEDLERNDGSLQKPYFMSKNLMKILSKSNKAPKRDKR; translated from the exons ATGGGTAAAAGACGGGACAGCGACCCGGACTCCGAGTACG GAGAACCTGCTCCGTATGACCCGACCTTCAATGGGCCCATAAACAAAAG AGGGTGCACTGATATAATCTGCTGTATCCTGTTTATGGCAGTCATCCTCGGCTACATGGCTGTCGGGATTTTAG CTTGGCTCTACGGTGATCCACGCCATGTTCTGTATGCGAGAAACTCAACTGGATGGTATTGTGGCACTGGACCAAATAA agACAAACCTAATCTGTTTTACTTTGACATCCTCAAATGTGCCACATCTATTAATATTATGGCAACTGCTCTTAATGGTTTACAGTGTCCAACCACACAG GTGTGTGTTGAAAGCTGTCCCTCTACATTCTGGGCTGTGGGGCTAAAGGCATTTTCTGAAGAAGATAAAGCAAAGGTTTTCAATCAAAGTCTTTGTGTGCCATCTATCAACCTGGAAAACACCAAATTT ACTGTTAAACAAATTATAGACAATGAGCTGTGCCCTTTCTTCCACATACCCACAACACCTG TGCTGGGGCGATGCTTACCTGATGTCACAGCACTTGAGGGGATTCCTTCAGAGTTCTCCAATGTTCCCGGTTTACCTACCTCAATCAATGACACCGCCAACCTCATCAAAAATGGCACTGG CACAGAGTCATTGGTTAA GGACATTTTAAATGGCTTCAATGCCAGAGATGTTGGTGTTCGAATCTTTGAGGACTTTGCGTCATCATGGCCATGGATCCTTCT GGGTCTGTTAATAGCCATGGTGGTTAGCCTGCTGTTCCTGTTGCTGCTGAGATTCACTGCTCCAGTCCTTGTGTGGGTGCTCATCCTAGGTGTCCTGGGTGTTGGGGCGTATG GGATATGGCACTGCTACTGGGAGTATGATAACCACAAGCAAATGTCTGCTTCCATCAATGACATTGGTTTCACTACCAACTTCAGCGTTTACCTGCAAGTTCAAGAGACCTGGCTGGCATTCT TGATAATCATATCTGTGGTGGAGGCGATCCTCATCCTCACCCTAATCTTCCTCCGGACAAGAATTCTCATAGCCATCGCCCTCATCCAGGAGTCCAGCAA GGCTGTCAGTCATATAATGTCTGCTCTGCTGTACCCTGTGGTCACATTTGTCCTCCTGCTCATCTGTGTTGCTTACTGGGGAGCCACAGCTTT ATACTTGGCCACTTCAGGAGGTCCGATCCACAGAGTGGTGGCCCTGAACTCCACAACAGGCGACTGTATGAGCATTAATGGCACCGTGGATTGTGACCCACAG AACTTCAGCTCGTCAGATTATCCAGGATGCCCTTCAGCCAGATGCATCTTTATTAAATACGACGACGAGAGTCTCCTCCAGAAGAACCTCTTTAATCTGCAGATCTACAACGCGGTGGCTTTTCTTTGGTGTGTCAACTTTGTCATTGCCCTGGGGCAGTGCACGCTGGCAGGGGCCTTTGCTTCCTACTACTGGGCCTTCAACAAGCCAGATGACATCCCCATGTTCCCTGTTAGTGGCGGCTTTATACGCTCCCTCAG gtACCATGTGGGCTCCCTGGCGTTTGGTTCTTTGATCCTGACCTTGGTGCAGATAGTGAGGATACTTCTGGAATATATTGACCATAAAACAAGAG AGGCGCAGAATCCAGTGGCACGTTTCATTCTGTGCTGCATGAAGTGCTGCCTCTGGTGTCTGGAGAAATTCATCAAATTCCTCAACAGGAATGCTTATATCATG ATCGCCATTTATGGGAAGAATTTCTGTGTCTCTGCCAAAAATGCTTTCTCGCTGCTGATGAGAAATGTAGTCAG GGTTGTTGTCCTTGATAAAGTGACAGACCTGCTGTTGTTCTTCGGGAAGCTCCTGGTGGTCGGAGGAGTGG GTgtgttgtctttcttcttcttctctggacGAATTCCTCTACCGGGCAGCACTTTCCGCTCAGAAACCCTCAACTACTACTGGATGCCGATTATC acgGTGGTGTTTGGTAGCTACCTCATAGCTCTGGGATTCTtcagtgtgtacagtatgtgtgtcgacacactcttcctctgcttct TGGAGGACTTAGAGCGTAATGATGGATCTCTACAGAAGCCGTACTTTATGTCCAAAAACCTAATGAAAATCCTCAGCAAATCCAACAAGGCACcgaaaagagacaaaagataG